One genomic segment of Arthrobacter sp. Marseille-P9274 includes these proteins:
- a CDS encoding ScpA family protein gives MTAAVPAETPLPEPETGSRTAGFEVRLDNFTGPFDLLLGLISKHEMDITEVALARVTDEFIGYIRRLQEAGLDRALDEASEFLVIAATLLDLKAARLLPAGEVEDDEDIALLEARDLLFARLLQYRAFKQIAAMMGQRLEEEGLRYPRQVGLEPQFAALLPELVWRTPPAEFAALAAKALEPKEPKPTEVGLAHLHAPPVSVKEQAGIIARRLQAGTPLSFRALTADAPDTLVVVARFLALLELFRDAVIAFDQAAPLGELTVRWAGADRDWTPERLSEEYEDIQETNE, from the coding sequence ATGACGGCTGCGGTGCCGGCGGAGACGCCGCTGCCGGAACCGGAAACAGGGAGCCGGACCGCGGGCTTCGAGGTCCGGCTGGACAATTTCACCGGGCCCTTCGACCTGCTGCTGGGGCTGATCTCCAAGCACGAGATGGACATCACCGAGGTGGCCCTCGCCCGCGTCACCGACGAGTTCATCGGCTACATCCGCCGGCTCCAGGAAGCGGGCCTGGACCGTGCCCTGGACGAGGCCAGCGAGTTCCTGGTCATCGCGGCCACGCTGCTGGACCTCAAGGCTGCTCGGCTGCTGCCCGCCGGCGAGGTCGAGGACGACGAAGACATCGCCCTCCTCGAGGCCCGGGACCTGCTCTTCGCCAGGCTCCTGCAGTACCGCGCATTCAAGCAGATTGCGGCCATGATGGGCCAGCGGCTGGAAGAGGAGGGCCTGCGCTACCCGCGGCAGGTCGGCCTGGAACCGCAGTTCGCGGCGCTGCTGCCCGAGCTCGTCTGGCGGACGCCGCCGGCCGAGTTCGCCGCCCTCGCGGCCAAGGCCCTCGAGCCCAAGGAGCCCAAACCCACCGAAGTAGGCCTGGCGCACCTGCACGCCCCGCCGGTGAGCGTGAAGGAACAGGCGGGGATCATCGCACGGCGGCTGCAGGCCGGGACGCCGCTCTCCTTCCGTGCGTTGACGGCCGACGCGCCGGACACCCTCGTGGTCGTCGCACGGTTCCTCGCGCTGCTGGAGCTCTTCCGCGATGCGGTGATTGCCTTCGACCAGGCTGCGCCGCTTGGGGAACTGACCGTGCGCTGGGCCGGCGCCGACCGAGACTGGACGCCGGAGCGGCTGAGCGAAGAATACGAGGACATACAGGAGACCAATGAGTGA
- a CDS encoding SMC-Scp complex subunit ScpB, with protein MSEDVQQAPAGGEGPGGEAAGVESLPGGARAALEAVLMVLDQPATDIELATAVDLPVAQVSALLHELQEDYDGGGSPGGAPRGFELRKLAGGWRIFSRSDFADIVSGFVLEGQTARLTQAALETLAVIAYRQPVARSRVSAIRGVNVDSVVRTLVQRGLIEDSGTDPETGAVLYRTTSYFLERLGIGSLSELPELAPHLPGLEHLADIDESVY; from the coding sequence ATGAGTGAGGATGTGCAGCAGGCCCCGGCCGGCGGGGAAGGGCCCGGCGGGGAAGCGGCGGGCGTGGAGAGCCTGCCGGGCGGTGCCCGGGCCGCCCTCGAGGCCGTCCTGATGGTCCTGGACCAGCCCGCCACGGACATCGAACTGGCCACCGCCGTCGACCTGCCGGTGGCCCAGGTCAGCGCGCTGCTGCATGAACTGCAGGAGGATTACGACGGCGGGGGCTCGCCCGGCGGGGCACCGCGCGGTTTCGAACTGCGGAAGCTGGCCGGGGGGTGGCGCATCTTTTCCCGCAGCGACTTCGCGGATATCGTGTCGGGCTTCGTGCTGGAGGGCCAGACGGCACGCCTGACCCAGGCCGCTCTCGAGACGTTGGCCGTGATCGCGTACCGCCAGCCGGTGGCGCGCTCCCGCGTTTCCGCCATCCGCGGTGTCAATGTGGACTCGGTGGTCCGGACCCTCGTGCAGCGCGGATTAATCGAGGATTCCGGCACCGATCCGGAGACCGGGGCAGTGCTGTACCGGACCACCTCGTATTTTCTGGAAAGATTGGGTATAGGAAGTCTTTCCGAGCTCCCCGAACTGGCACCACATCTGCCGGGGCTGGAACACTTGGCAGATATCGACGAATCCGTTTATTGA
- a CDS encoding pseudouridine synthase, with protein MTQAPRSGSGRNTPRGGGKGPKPGGKPARQPGAAGGQGRGGQPSSGQGRGGKPAFGSDRSGKPASGSERGGKPAFGSERGGKPAPGQRRDGSGRPGSAAGSGKAGQGKARPGKPAAGRKPGAKAQPAGPRPFGRERFGQNLGPVRNRPRPQRAEGGQAGGSTEGLHDPNGVRLQKVLAQAGVASRRVCEDMIAAGRVEVDGAVVTELGVRVDPATAVIHVDGIRIQTDETLVYYVFNKPKGVVSTMEDPEGRPCISDFLKKNKDQRLFHVGRLDQATEGLLLLTNDGELANRLTHPSYEVPKTYLVQVRGPMAQGVGAQMRDGIELEDGVSRVDSFRLVDSTPGHVLVEVVLHSGKNRIVRRMFDAVGHPVERLVRTQVGPIRLGDQRQGSIRALGRTESGHLLALVGM; from the coding sequence ATGACACAGGCGCCCCGATCCGGTTCCGGCCGCAACACCCCCCGCGGCGGCGGCAAGGGCCCGAAGCCAGGAGGCAAGCCGGCTCGCCAGCCGGGTGCCGCCGGCGGACAAGGCCGTGGCGGCCAGCCCTCCTCCGGACAGGGCCGCGGCGGGAAGCCGGCATTCGGGTCGGACCGCAGCGGTAAGCCTGCCTCCGGTTCCGAGCGCGGCGGTAAGCCGGCATTCGGTTCCGAGCGCGGCGGTAAGCCGGCTCCCGGACAGCGCCGTGACGGCTCCGGCCGCCCCGGTAGCGCCGCGGGAAGCGGAAAGGCGGGCCAGGGCAAGGCCCGTCCGGGCAAGCCCGCCGCCGGACGGAAGCCGGGAGCCAAGGCCCAGCCGGCCGGGCCGCGTCCCTTCGGCAGGGAACGGTTCGGACAGAACCTCGGTCCGGTCCGCAATCGTCCGCGCCCCCAGCGCGCCGAGGGCGGCCAGGCCGGCGGCAGTACCGAGGGCCTGCACGACCCCAATGGCGTGCGGCTGCAGAAGGTGCTGGCCCAGGCCGGCGTTGCCTCCCGCCGGGTGTGCGAGGACATGATCGCGGCCGGCCGCGTGGAGGTGGACGGCGCCGTGGTCACCGAGCTCGGAGTCCGCGTTGACCCGGCCACCGCCGTCATCCATGTCGACGGCATCCGCATCCAGACGGACGAGACGCTCGTCTATTACGTGTTCAACAAGCCCAAGGGCGTCGTCTCCACCATGGAGGATCCGGAAGGCCGGCCCTGCATCAGCGACTTCCTCAAGAAGAACAAGGACCAGCGGCTCTTCCACGTGGGCCGGCTGGACCAGGCCACGGAAGGCCTGCTGCTGTTGACCAACGACGGCGAACTGGCCAACCGCCTCACGCATCCTTCGTATGAGGTTCCCAAGACGTACCTCGTGCAGGTCCGGGGGCCGATGGCGCAGGGCGTCGGAGCTCAGATGAGGGATGGAATCGAGCTCGAGGACGGCGTCTCACGGGTCGACTCCTTCCGCCTGGTGGATTCCACCCCCGGCCACGTGCTGGTGGAAGTCGTGCTGCACTCGGGTAAGAACCGGATCGTGCGGCGCATGTTCGACGCCGTCGGGCACCCGGTGGAGCGCCTGGTGCGTACGCAGGTCGGGCCGATCCGGCTCGGCGACCAGCGGCAGGGGAGCATCCGGGCCCTGGGCCGTACGGAATCCGGCCATCTGCTGGCCCTGGTGGGGATGTAG
- a CDS encoding cation:dicarboxylase symporter family transporter → MAATTQVPKADSKPKKDRTHFLYIAVIAAVVLGAIVGLVAPDFAQSLKPVGTAFIGLIKMMIAPIIFCTIVLGVGSIAKAATVGKVGGLALLYFMVMSTFALGIGLFVGNLIHPGAGLDIQGTSYETEPTESHGTVDFLLGIIPTSLLSSLTEGNILQTLFVALIVGFALQKMGPAGQPILRGVGHIQALVFRILIMVMWLAPIGAFGAIAAVVGATGVQAIISMATLMIGFYITCVLFIVVVLGLILKLVTGVNIFKLMRYLGREYLLIFSTSSSEAALPRLIAKMEHLGVSKPVVGVTVPTGYSFNLDGTAIYLTMAALFVATAMGKPLELGEQISLLVFMVIASKGAAGVTGAGLATLAGGLQSHRPDLVDGVGLIVGIDRFMSEARALTNFTGNAVATVLIGTWTKEIDRSRVDEVLERRLPFDEQTMEAGHGHASEAADSAAADREADRELAGVR, encoded by the coding sequence TTGGCAGCGACCACGCAGGTCCCGAAGGCTGATTCCAAGCCGAAGAAGGACAGGACCCACTTCCTTTACATCGCCGTCATCGCGGCCGTGGTGCTCGGCGCCATCGTCGGCCTGGTGGCACCGGACTTCGCGCAGTCCCTCAAGCCTGTCGGCACCGCGTTCATCGGCCTGATCAAAATGATGATCGCCCCGATCATCTTCTGCACGATCGTGCTCGGCGTCGGCTCGATCGCCAAGGCCGCCACCGTCGGCAAGGTCGGCGGGCTCGCGCTGCTCTACTTCATGGTCATGTCCACCTTCGCCCTGGGCATCGGTCTCTTTGTCGGCAACCTGATCCACCCCGGCGCCGGGCTGGACATCCAGGGCACCAGCTACGAAACCGAGCCGACGGAGAGCCACGGCACCGTGGACTTCCTGCTGGGCATCATTCCCACCTCGCTGCTGTCCTCGCTGACCGAAGGCAACATCCTCCAGACGCTGTTCGTCGCCCTCATCGTCGGTTTCGCCCTGCAGAAGATGGGCCCGGCGGGCCAGCCGATCCTGCGCGGCGTCGGCCACATCCAGGCCCTGGTCTTCCGCATCCTCATCATGGTGATGTGGCTGGCCCCGATCGGCGCCTTCGGTGCCATCGCCGCCGTCGTCGGCGCCACCGGCGTCCAGGCGATCATCAGCATGGCCACCCTGATGATCGGCTTCTACATCACCTGCGTCCTGTTCATCGTGGTGGTCCTCGGCCTGATCCTGAAGCTCGTCACCGGCGTCAACATCTTCAAGCTGATGCGATACCTGGGCCGCGAGTACCTGCTGATCTTCTCCACCTCCTCCTCCGAGGCGGCGCTGCCCCGGCTGATCGCGAAGATGGAACACCTCGGCGTGTCCAAGCCCGTCGTCGGCGTCACCGTTCCCACCGGCTACTCCTTCAACCTGGACGGCACCGCGATCTACCTGACGATGGCTGCCTTGTTCGTCGCCACAGCCATGGGCAAGCCGCTGGAGCTGGGCGAGCAGATCTCCCTGCTGGTCTTCATGGTCATCGCCTCCAAGGGTGCGGCGGGGGTCACCGGCGCCGGCCTGGCCACGCTCGCCGGCGGCCTGCAGTCCCACCGCCCGGACCTGGTGGACGGCGTCGGGCTGATCGTCGGCATCGACCGCTTCATGTCCGAGGCCCGCGCGCTGACGAACTTCACTGGCAACGCCGTCGCGACGGTGCTGATCGGAACTTGGACCAAGGAGATCGACCGGAGCCGCGTGGACGAGGTGCTGGAGCGCCGGCTGCCCTTCGACGAGCAGACCATGGAGGCTGGCCACGGCCACGCCTCGGAAGCGGCCGATTCGGCTGCGGCGGACCGGGAAGCCGACCGGGAGCTGGCCGGCGTACGCTGA
- a CDS encoding ParA family protein, whose amino-acid sequence MSSEQGSTTLQEEAVLGPTGRPQTDFPEPPVLTSHGPARIVAMVNQKGGVGKTTSTINLGAALAEAGRRVLLVDFDPQGALSAGLGTNPHELDLTVYNVLMDRKADIYEAIQSTEIENIDLLPANIDLSAAEVQLVNEVAREQVLDRALRKVSDDYDVILIDCQPSLGLLTVNALTAAHGVVIPLICEFFALRAVALLVETIEKVQDRLNPRLQIDGVLATMYDARTLHSREVIGRLLEAFGDKVFETVIKRTIKFADATVAAEPITTYAGNHPGAEAYRQLARELIYRGGAP is encoded by the coding sequence GTGAGTAGCGAACAGGGTTCGACGACTCTGCAGGAAGAAGCCGTCCTGGGGCCCACCGGCCGGCCGCAGACCGATTTTCCCGAACCGCCCGTGCTGACTTCACATGGCCCCGCCCGCATCGTCGCGATGGTCAACCAGAAGGGCGGTGTCGGCAAGACTACCTCGACCATTAACCTCGGAGCGGCGCTGGCGGAAGCTGGCCGCCGGGTCCTCCTGGTGGACTTCGATCCGCAGGGCGCGCTCTCGGCGGGCCTCGGGACGAACCCGCACGAGCTCGACCTGACCGTCTACAACGTCCTGATGGACCGCAAGGCGGATATCTACGAGGCGATCCAGAGCACCGAGATCGAGAACATCGACCTGCTGCCGGCCAATATCGACCTTTCCGCCGCCGAAGTCCAGCTGGTCAACGAGGTGGCCCGCGAGCAGGTCCTCGACCGGGCGCTGCGCAAGGTCAGCGATGATTACGATGTCATCCTGATCGACTGCCAGCCTTCGCTCGGCCTGCTGACCGTCAACGCGCTGACCGCGGCCCACGGCGTCGTGATCCCGCTGATCTGCGAGTTCTTCGCGCTGCGCGCCGTCGCGCTGCTGGTGGAGACCATCGAGAAGGTCCAGGACCGGCTCAACCCGCGGCTGCAGATCGACGGCGTCCTGGCCACCATGTACGACGCGCGGACCCTGCACAGCCGAGAGGTCATCGGCCGCCTGCTGGAGGCCTTCGGCGACAAGGTGTTCGAGACCGTGATCAAGCGGACCATCAAGTTCGCGGATGCCACCGTAGCGGCCGAGCCGATCACCACCTATGCCGGCAACCATCCCGGCGCCGAGGCCTACCGCCAGCTGGCCAGGGAACTGATCTACCGCGGCGGCGCCCCGTAA